CATTATGCTGGAGAAGTAACATATAATGTACGTggatttcttgaaaaaaataatgatttattatttagagATTTACGTGAAGTGATGtctcaaacaaaaaatataatcacaAAGGTTCGTATGTATTCCAAATATATTGACATTTATTccagaaaaatattctatttgaaTGATAATATacagtaattatatatttttcaggcTACATTTAACTTGAAAGATGTAACTAGTAGAAAGCGCCCAGAAACTGCTATAACTCAATTTAAGAATAGTTTGAATAATCTCATGGAAATATTAATGGGCAAAGAACCTTCTTATATCAGATGTATTAAACCTAATGATTTCAAATTGTCTAGTATgtacagtaataataattgtgtgtgtgtatatgcagATATGTCCATTATAATTGTATtcacattttttatgataGATCGATTTGATGATAAGATTGTATTACATCAAGTTAAATATCTTGGTTTAATGGAAAATTTACGAGTGAGACGTGCTGGCTTTGCTTATAGAAAACTATATACACAATTCTTAGATCGTTATAAGTCCCTTTGTCCTGAGACTTGGCCACATTACCGTGGCTCAGCTAAAGAAGGAGTACAAGTACTTGTTTGTTATCTTAGATATGAACCTGATGAATATAGAATGGGcaagtaagaaaaattatatcactTTAGTtcaatacatattatattttttgtatacatgtttcaatatttttctacacATTTTAGTACAAAGTTATTTATAAGATTCCCCAAGACATTATTTGAAACAGAAGATGCATTTCAAATGAAGAAACATGAAATTGCtacaataattcaaaataagTGGAGATGTATACTTACTCgacgaaaatttttaaaaataagagaaagtatgatagtattacaaaaatatgttCGTAGATGGCTTGCACAGCGTGAAGCAAAAAGAAGACGTCAAGCTGCAATTTCTATACGCAGGTAATTAactaaaatcataaattaagTTACGTTAAAAACTTACATACCTGCCATAAATATTTGATTGCATAATTTGAATAGATTTATTAAAGGGTTTATTACAAGAAGTGGTCCTCCAACTGTAGAAAACATGGCTTTTAAAGAATTGGCAAAATCACAATGGCTTCTCAAACTTTCCATGAATCTTCCTGAAAGTATTTTAAATCCCGAATGGCCACCGTGTCCATTTTCTTGTCAAGAAGTAAATATTCTTTACAGAAACACAATCAAGtaaatagtaatattagtactaatatactaattatatGTTAGGCTtccaaatatttaaaactaaTGCATATAAGGTGGATGGCACGAAACTATAGATTAGCCTTAacacaaaaggaaaaaacacaATTTGAATTAAAAGTTCTTGCTGAAACTCTATttaaggataagaaaaagtcATACCCAACAAGTATAGGTCCAAAATTTCGAATTAATCGGCTTAATGAAGAACAGAAAGCACTaactaaaaatattactaattcAATTCTtacaattaatgaaaaaattgagGTATGAAGTAATATAAAGactaatacttttatttattaaataacatttacttaataaaaaatatatcttttttagtATATAACTCCAGTAATTAAATATGATCGACATGGGTACAAAACTCGAGATAGAATTTTACTGTTAACTAAACAAGCAGTGTATATACTAagcataaaaaaaacattaaaattaaaacatcGATTACCTTACGAACATATAGATGAACTTGTTGTTACTGGAGAATCagataatcttttaattttgcgAATATCACCTAATCTTAAAAAAGACAAGGTTTGTTATATCATTAAATggaaacaatttaattttaaatactaattattttattttaagaaatagaAGTATGTAATATTGGttacaaaatatgtatattattaatgtatttgattaatgtattttgatttattcaaTATAGGGAGATCTAATATTAGAAGtatcatttataatagaaacagtaacaaaaataattaacattacaAATAATCAAaagatgttaaaaataattaatgctgatacgtaagtatattaaaaaagtataaatacatttgtatttatgcacatattaaaaaaaacaatgattataaaatttttttagaacTTTCCATAAGTTAATAAATGGTAAAGAAGGTGTTATTGAATTTAAGATGGGAAATGCACCAGCGATTATTAAAAACCAAGAAAGCGGTCATCTTTTAGTGGTAAATCATACTTTGtataacatattaaaaaaaatgtatattaaattatttatgtaatccatataatttattttttacagattGCTTCTCAATAGTATttagattaaaagaaatatgcgtatatgttatatgtatatataacatatcaGTTTACGCATAAATGCCTGAATAAACctcatatttcataaaattgaaaaaaaaaatattaaaaacatctTGCATAActaataaatcaaaaacagttatatctttaaattgctattaaaaaaatatttattgatagtTATGATATTCCCATATACATTATTGTTCTTATCAatctgttattatatatagtaacaaGTTTAAACTATATCaatctatttttctatatataagtttatattgAATCACAATTCAAggcataataataaaatgttaaattaattcattgaTTGCATCAAATAAACTTGCAATCAAGATTTTGATACTACATGTATTATGCCAGTAAAAATTAAGTTTTCTGCTTAATTTgttcatctttttttgtaagagACTTTTTCCCTTCCAAAGCCCTTTCTCTAAGTTCATCTTCTATAGCATTATTCACAGTCTTGGTAATTACCTTCTTCAATTTATGTACTTCTTTAAATTTTGCGTTTTTAGGTTGAATAGGTGcatcttaagaaaaaaaaataaacatgttCTAAACTATgtactatttttataaaaaagaaattaatacgttACTAAATAATCACATGTTGCAAAagagttatattattattgttcgaATAAATCAGTAACTTAATAATTCTGAACTTACTTCCGCGACGTTGTATTGCAGGTCccttcttttgtttgtttgctttcCTTTTAGCCGATGGGGGAAGTTTtgttttaacttttaatttgCCTTGTGgcatattaaatttatttatattttaaatagctCACAATACACAATGAACACACGTGTTATTCACCGATTACAATAACACAAATAAGCGAACTGCACAAAACATAACCGTACAATGGAATACGCACTTATATAAATGAATCACGCAATTGATTCAAATTAGCGCCCTACGAGTATcagatttaaattatttctaatttaatatagTAGTTTactaatttaaatatcataaatgtatttatataataatttctgaaaatatataagtacttatttcttataaaacgatataaaatattaaaaaaatattttagaatctT
Above is a window of Vespula vulgaris chromosome 4, iyVesVulg1.1, whole genome shotgun sequence DNA encoding:
- the LOC127063455 gene encoding uncharacterized protein LOC127063455, encoding MPQGKLKVKTKLPPSAKRKANKQKKGPAIQRRGNAPIQPKNAKFKEVHKLKKVITKTVNNAIEDELRERALEGKKSLTKKDEQIKQKT